In Brachionichthys hirsutus isolate HB-005 chromosome 5, CSIRO-AGI_Bhir_v1, whole genome shotgun sequence, a single genomic region encodes these proteins:
- the LOC137893600 gene encoding sodium- and chloride-dependent GABA transporter 2-like yields MKGCKDDMDTLSKRDPFNGHSMPLDIVSNTEEKMIDRGQWGNKVEFVLSVAGEIIGLGNVWRFPYLCYKNGGGAFFIPYLIFLFACGIPVFLLETSLGQYTSEGGITAWRKICPLFEGLGYATQVIVALLNIYYVIVLAWAIFFLSHSFTWDLPWASCNNTWNTDSCVTFQKGNSSMDRHVNATSPVIEFWERRVLRISSGIHDLGSLNWDLVICLAIAWVMCYFCIWKGVKSTGKVVYFTATFPYAMLLILLIRGVTLPGASRGIYFYLYPDLQRLSDPQVWMDAGTQIFYSFAICLGCLTALGSYNKYKNNCYRKGQKDCLCLCFLNSGTSFIAGFAIFSILGFMSYEQNLHISEVAESGPGLAFIAYPRAVSMMPFSPLWACCFFIMIVFLGLDSQFVCVESLVTSVVDMYPSTFRRKNRRELFILAVAVVSFLIGLIMLTEGGMYVFQLFDYYAASGMCLLFVALFETVCIAWVYGADRFYDNIEDMIGYRPGPVIKYCWLFFTPAICFGTFAFALIKYSPLKYNNEYLYPWWGNAIGWILALSSMLCIPVWMAVKLYSTPGTLRQRLVLLTTASIELPKTKQEQERLQAVLAAEGDTLHQKSLPTKDGYFPVDEKESNC; encoded by the exons CAAAGATGACATGGATACCTTATCAAAGAGAGATCCCTTCAATGGACACAGCATGCCACTGGACATTGTGTCCAATACTGAGGAGAAGATGATAGACAGGGGTCAGTGGGGCAacaaagtagaatttgttctgtCGGTGGCTGGAGAGATTATCGGCCTGGGGAACGTCTGGCGTTTCCCCTACCTGTGTTATAAAAATGGAGGAG GAGCCTTCTTCATCCCGTACCtcatcttcctgtttgcttgtggCATCCCAGTCTTCTTACTGGAAACATCTCTGGGCCAGTACACCAGTGAGGGTGGCATCACCGCCTGGAGGAAAATCTGCCCATTGTTTGAAG GACTGGGTTATGCCACTCAGGTCATTGTCGCTCTGCTTAACATCTACTACGTCATTGTGTTAGCCTGGGCCATTTTCTTCTTATCCCACTCCTTCACCTGGGATTTGCCCTGGGCTTCCTGCAACAACACCTGGAATACAG ATTCCTGTGTGACATTCCAGAAGGGAAACAGCTCCATGGATCGCCATGTGAACGCCACCTCTCCTGTTATTGAGTTCTGGGA GAGACGAGTTCTGAGGATATCATCAGGAATTCATGACCTCGGCTCTCTGAACTGGGACCTGGTCATCTGTCTGGCCATTGCGTGGGTTATGTGCTACTTCTGCATCTGGAAGGGAGTCAAGTCTACCGGAAAG GTGGTTTACTTCACAGCTACCTTcccctatgctatgctactgatCCTTCTGATCAGAGGGGTCACCCTGCCAGGAGCCTCCAGAGGAATTTACTTCTACCTCTACCCAGACCTTCAACGCCTGTCTGACCCACAG GTGTGGATGGACGCTGGTACTCAGATCTTCTACTCGTTTGCGATCTGCCTGGGTTGTCTCACCGCGCTGGGAAGCTACAACAAATATAAGAACAACTGCTACAGGAAAGGACAGAA GGATTGCCTTTGCCTCTGTTTCCTGAACAGTGGTACAAGTTTTATTGCAGGATTCGCCATCTTTTCCATCCTGGGTTTCATGTCCTACGAGCAGAATTTGCACATCTCAGAAGTGGCTGAATCTG GTCCGGGTCTGGCCTTCATAGCCTATCCTCGCGCTGTATCCATGatgcctttctctcctctgtggGCCTGCTGCTTCTTCATTATGATTGTCTTTCTAGGACTGGACAGTCAG TTTGTATGTGTGGAGAGCCTGGTGACGTCCGTAGTAGACATGTACCCCTCAACCTTCCGGCGTAAGAACCGTAGGGAGCTCTTCATCCTGGCGGTGGCTGTGGTGTCCttcctcatcgggctcatcatGTTGACAGAG GGGGGCATGTATGTCTTCCAGCTCTTTGACTACTATGCAGCCAGTGGGATGTGCCTGCTCTTCGTAGCTCTCTTTGAGACTGTTTGCATCGCTTGGGTTTATG GAGCAGACCGTTTCTATGACAACATAGAGGACATGATTGGCTATCGCCCTGGCCCTGTCATCAAGTACTGCTGGCTCTTCTTCACCCCTGCAATATGCTTT GGAACCTTTGCTTTCGCCTTAATCAAGTACTCGCCGCTGAAGTACAACAATGAATATTTATACCCATGGTGGGGCAATGCCATCGGCTGGATCCTGGCCCTGTCCTCCATgctgtgtatccctgtgtggaTGGCAGTGAAGCTGTACTCCACCCCAGGAACGCTGAGACAG CGTCTCGTTCTCTTGACCACTGCTTCTATCGAGCTACCGAAGACgaagcaggagcaggagagatTGCAGGCCGTCTTGGCAGCAGAAGGCGACACGCTCCATCAGAAGTCGCTTCCCACGAAGGATGGCTACTTCCCTGTAGATGAAAAGGAGTCTAACTGCTAG